A section of the Bombus huntii isolate Logan2020A chromosome 5, iyBomHunt1.1, whole genome shotgun sequence genome encodes:
- the LOC126865997 gene encoding zinc finger protein 221-like, with the protein MRVKTVPRQRVIQDNRNIESQSESSSVKSESTGRSSNDDKKDMSEAGKDELQGSNEDAIDLNQNKIKSEDRSKSVAKKDKETLKYSEEVLDMSIKLKGETSAEGDSVLLSLIAGPSCKYSNSQSTEDVKESVSNDDNDNILLPKTDLENSSAAGSSRIEDSVPCENELTTQTTNDSDKPSEALNLCKRDCQDEDDSNHGVGSDEKLKDTFLYKIMTDPTFLENIQKHKQTKRYTCPYCKQEFNNSDEQADHMDAKKDESNQVVCCACKKTFAQKRYLRYHQRCHSERTMFTCDICTKKYTRIDNLSRHNAFHVNPDKFSCNYCEKTFARKDLLNKHLKCHDNKYRFFCEICQRYFKGPLSLENHKKNFHSKAA; encoded by the exons ATGAGAGTGAAAACCGTGCCGAGACAGCGAGTAATTCAGGACAACAGAAACATCGAATCACAGTCGGAATCTTCTAGTGTAAAGTCTGAAAGCACGGGACGATCTTCAAACGACGACAAGAAAGATATGTCGGAAGCTGGCAAAGATGAGTTACAAGGATCGAACGAAGATGCGATTGATTTGAATCAGAATAAAATCAAATCAGAAGATCGATCGAAATCAGTAGCGAAGAAGGACAAGGAGACCTTGAAATATTCGGAGGAAGTATTAGATATGTCGATTAAACTGAAG GGCGAAACCTCTGCGGAAGGAGATTCAGTTCTTCTTAGTTTGATAGCTGGTCCAAGCTGCAAGTATTCCAATTCGCAGTCAACCGAGGATGTAAAGGAATCTGTTAGTAACGACGACAATGACAAT ATACTACTTCCAAAGACAGATCTGGAAAACTCCTCGGCGGCTGGTTCCTCGAGGATAGAAGATTCAGTTCCATGCGAAAACGAATTAACCACACAAACCACCAACGATTCGGATAAACCATCAGAAGCTCTTAATTTGTGTAAACGAGATTGTCAGGACGAAGATGATTCGAATCACGGCGTAGGTTCCGATGAGAAATTAAAGGACACTTTCCTTTACAAGATCATGACAGATCCAACGTTCTTAGAAAACATACAGAAGCACAAGCAAACGAAACGATACACGTGTCCGTACTGTAAacaagaatttaataacaGCGATGAACAGGCCGACCACATGGATGCGAAGAAAGACGAATCGAATCAGGTGGTTTGCTGCGCGTGCAAAAAGACTTTCGCGCAGAAACGATACCTAAGGTATCATCAGAGGTGTCACTCGGAGCGGACCATGTTCACCTGTGATATTTGCACGAAGAAGTACACCAGAATAGACAATTTGTCGAGACACAACGCGTTTCATGTGAATCCAGACAAATTCTCATGCAACTACTGCGAGAAAACGTTCGCGAGGAAAGATCTGTTGAACAAGCATTTGAAGTGTCACGACAACAAGTATCGCTTCTTCTGCGAGATATGTCAGAGATATTTCAAAGGGCCGCTCTCGTTGGAAAACCACAAAAAGAATTTTCACTCTAAGGCTGCATAA